The Thiovulum sp. ES sequence AGAAGATATTGGGGAAAAAGTAGAAACAAATTTTGAAAGATAATTTAATAAAAAAGACTTGTAAAGATTTTGGAATAACACAAAAAGAGTTAGCTGAAATGATAGGGCTAACAGATAGAACATTATCAAAGTATGCTACGAATGAACATATTCCAAAAAATATTATTAACCATATCAATCTATTAGTAGAAAATAGTTATTACAAAGAGATGTTTGAGAGTTTACAAACCACAATTCAAAAAGCCCAGAAAATAGTAGAAAATATTAGAAAATAGTAGATTTATTCTATAATTCTTTCAAAAAAAGGGCTTTTATGAGTTACGATGATAAAAAACAGAAACTTTTGGAAAAAAGTGAAAAGCTAAATGAAGCTATCGAATCAGTTTTTAAGAGTGATAAAGATGGCTTGGTTTTAAAACCTCATCACAAAATAGAAGTTGAAGAGCTTCAAAAACAGAGTAAAACTATTCTTGGGAAAATTCAAAAAGGTGAATTTGAAATTG is a genomic window containing:
- a CDS encoding Helix-turn-helix protein (PFAM: Helix-turn-helix), whose product is MKDNLIKKTCKDFGITQKELAEMIGLTDRTLSKYATNEHIPKNIINHINLLVENSYYKEMFESLQTTIQKAQKIVENIRK